In Achromobacter xylosoxidans A8, a single window of DNA contains:
- the rho gene encoding transcription termination factor Rho — protein sequence MHLNELKALHVSQLLEMAAGLEIENANRLRKQELMFAIMKRRAKQGEQIFGDGVLEVLPDGFGFLRSPETSYLASTDDIYISPSQIRRFNLHTGDSIEGEVRTPKDGERYFALVKVDKVNGVAPEAIKHRIMFENLTPLHPNRTMRLERDIKSEENLTGRILDVFAPIGMGQRGLIVASPKSGKTVMMQHIAHAITTNYPDAVMIVLLVDERPEEVTEMQRTVRGEVVASTFDEPATRHVQVAEMVIEKAKRLVEMKKDVVILLDSITRLARAYNTVVPASGKVLTGGVDANALQRPKRFFGAARNLEEGGSLTILGTALIETGSRMDEVIYEEFKGTGNSEVHLERRLAEKRVYPSINLNKSGTRREELLIAPDLLQKVWVLRKFIHDMDEVQSMEFILDKMRATKTNAEFFDMMKKK from the coding sequence ATGCACCTCAACGAACTGAAGGCGCTGCACGTCTCGCAGCTGCTGGAAATGGCCGCCGGCCTGGAAATCGAGAACGCCAACCGCCTGCGCAAGCAGGAACTGATGTTCGCCATCATGAAACGGCGCGCCAAGCAAGGCGAGCAGATCTTCGGCGACGGCGTCCTCGAAGTCCTACCCGACGGCTTCGGCTTCCTGCGCTCGCCCGAGACCTCGTATCTGGCCAGCACGGACGATATCTACATCTCGCCCTCGCAGATCCGCCGCTTCAACCTGCACACCGGCGACTCGATCGAAGGCGAAGTGCGCACGCCCAAGGATGGCGAGCGCTATTTCGCCCTGGTCAAGGTCGACAAGGTCAACGGCGTGGCGCCTGAAGCGATCAAGCATCGCATCATGTTCGAAAACCTGACGCCGCTGCATCCGAACCGGACCATGCGCCTGGAACGCGACATCAAGAGCGAGGAAAACCTCACGGGCCGCATTCTTGACGTCTTCGCCCCCATCGGCATGGGCCAGCGCGGCCTGATCGTCGCCAGCCCCAAGTCCGGCAAGACGGTGATGATGCAGCACATCGCGCACGCCATCACCACCAACTACCCCGACGCGGTCATGATCGTCCTGCTGGTGGACGAGCGTCCCGAGGAAGTGACCGAAATGCAGCGCACGGTGCGCGGCGAAGTGGTGGCCTCGACCTTCGACGAACCCGCCACCCGCCACGTGCAGGTCGCGGAAATGGTCATCGAAAAGGCCAAGCGCCTGGTCGAAATGAAGAAGGACGTCGTGATCCTGCTGGACTCGATCACCCGTCTGGCCCGCGCCTACAACACCGTGGTGCCGGCTTCCGGCAAGGTGCTGACCGGCGGCGTGGACGCCAACGCGCTGCAACGCCCCAAGCGCTTCTTCGGCGCCGCCCGCAACCTGGAAGAAGGCGGCTCGCTGACCATCCTGGGCACCGCGCTGATCGAAACCGGCAGCCGCATGGATGAAGTCATCTATGAAGAATTCAAGGGCACCGGCAACTCCGAAGTCCACCTCGAGCGCCGCCTGGCTGAAAAGCGCGTCTACCCGTCGATCAACCTGAACAAGTCCGGCACCCGCCGCGAAGAACTGCTGATCGCGCCGGACCTGCTGCAGAAGGTCTGGGTGCTGCGCAAGTTCATCCACGACATGGACGAAGTCCAGTCCATGGAATTCATCCTGGACAAGATGCGCGCCACCAAGACCAACGCCGAATTCTTCGACATGATGAAGAAGAAGTAA
- the trxA gene encoding thioredoxin TrxA → MSDQIKNVSDASFDADVLKSGQPVLVDYWAAWCGPCKMIAPILEEVATEYAGRLTIAKLNVDENQGTATKYGIRGIPTLMLFKDGQAAATKVGALSKSQLTAFLDGAL, encoded by the coding sequence ATGAGCGACCAAATCAAGAACGTCAGTGACGCCAGCTTCGATGCCGATGTGTTGAAATCCGGCCAGCCGGTGCTGGTGGACTACTGGGCTGCCTGGTGTGGCCCGTGCAAGATGATTGCCCCGATCCTGGAAGAAGTCGCCACGGAGTACGCCGGCCGCCTGACGATCGCCAAGCTGAACGTCGACGAAAACCAGGGCACCGCCACCAAGTACGGCATCCGCGGCATTCCTACCCTTATGCTCTTTAAAGACGGCCAAGCCGCCGCCACCAAAGTTGGCGCGCTGTCGAAGTCGCAACTGACCGCATTCCTGGACGGCGCGCTGTAA
- a CDS encoding DNA topoisomerase IV subunit B yields MATPRYTEASIRVLKGLEPVRQRPGMYTRTENPLHVVQEVIDNAADEALAGYGKQIQVTLHIDGSVSVEDDGRGIPVGLHPEEHAPVVELVFTRLHAGGKFDKAGGGAYAFSGGLHGVGVSVTNALATRLEVVVWRDGAVNRLVFKGGDVAEPLAPYDQGGRKKSGTRVRVWPDAKYFDSPNIPLGELTHLLRSKAVLLPGVKVSLVNEKTGDTKTWQYQDGLRGYLSEALAGAELMVPFFEGEQYAGADHENFAEGEGAQWVVAWTEDGNAVRESYVNLIPTPAGGTHESGLREGLFSAVKGFAELHSLLPKGVKLLPEDVFARASFVLSAKVLDPQFQGQIKERLNSRDAVRLVGGFSKSALDLWLHSNVEYGKKLAELAIRQAQARQRSAQKVEKRKSSGVAVLPGKLTDCESSDATRTEVFLVEGDSAGGSAKMGRDKEFQAILPLRGKVLNSWEVDRDRLFANNEIHDISVAIGVDPHGPGDTPDLSGLRYGRICILSDADVDGSHIQVLLLTLFYKHFPKLVEAGNVFVAKPPLFRLDVPAQGKRPARKIYCLDEGELEAAQDKLRKEGVREGAWAVSRFKGLGEMNPEQLWETTMNPDTRRLLPVGYGDLTPEDTTRMFDMLMGKGESSQRRAWIEEKGNLAELDI; encoded by the coding sequence TTGGCCACTCCACGTTACACCGAGGCGTCCATTCGCGTCCTGAAGGGACTGGAGCCCGTGCGCCAGCGCCCGGGCATGTACACCCGAACCGAAAACCCCCTGCACGTCGTGCAGGAGGTCATTGATAACGCCGCAGACGAGGCCTTGGCCGGCTACGGCAAGCAGATCCAGGTCACGCTGCATATCGACGGCAGCGTTTCCGTCGAGGACGACGGGCGCGGCATTCCCGTCGGCCTGCATCCCGAAGAGCATGCTCCCGTGGTGGAGCTGGTGTTCACGCGCCTGCACGCCGGCGGCAAGTTCGACAAGGCGGGCGGCGGCGCCTACGCCTTCTCCGGCGGCCTGCACGGCGTCGGCGTGTCGGTTACCAACGCCCTGGCCACGCGCCTGGAAGTGGTGGTGTGGCGCGACGGCGCCGTCAATCGCCTGGTTTTCAAAGGCGGCGACGTGGCCGAGCCCCTGGCGCCCTATGACCAGGGCGGCCGCAAGAAGTCCGGCACCCGCGTGCGCGTCTGGCCGGACGCCAAATACTTCGACAGCCCCAACATTCCGCTGGGCGAGCTGACGCACCTCTTGCGCAGCAAGGCCGTGCTGCTGCCGGGGGTCAAGGTGTCCCTGGTCAATGAGAAGACCGGCGACACCAAGACCTGGCAGTACCAGGACGGCCTGCGCGGCTACCTGTCCGAGGCGCTGGCCGGGGCGGAGTTGATGGTGCCGTTCTTCGAAGGCGAGCAATACGCCGGCGCCGACCACGAGAACTTCGCCGAAGGCGAGGGCGCCCAGTGGGTGGTGGCCTGGACCGAGGACGGCAACGCCGTGCGCGAGTCCTACGTGAACCTGATCCCCACGCCCGCCGGCGGCACCCATGAATCGGGTCTGCGCGAAGGCCTGTTCAGCGCGGTCAAGGGTTTCGCCGAACTGCACAGCCTGCTGCCCAAGGGCGTCAAGCTGCTGCCCGAAGACGTGTTCGCGCGCGCCAGCTTCGTGCTGTCGGCCAAGGTGCTGGACCCGCAGTTCCAGGGGCAGATCAAGGAACGCCTGAACAGCCGCGACGCCGTGCGCCTGGTCGGCGGTTTTTCCAAGAGCGCGCTGGATCTGTGGCTGCACAGCAACGTCGAGTACGGCAAGAAGCTGGCCGAACTGGCCATTCGCCAGGCCCAGGCGCGCCAGCGCTCGGCCCAGAAGGTGGAAAAGCGCAAGAGCTCGGGCGTGGCCGTGCTGCCGGGCAAGCTGACTGATTGCGAATCCAGCGACGCGACCCGCACCGAAGTCTTCCTGGTCGAGGGCGACTCCGCCGGCGGTTCGGCCAAGATGGGCCGCGACAAGGAATTCCAGGCCATCCTGCCGCTGCGCGGCAAGGTGCTCAATTCCTGGGAAGTGGACCGTGACCGGCTCTTCGCCAACAACGAAATCCATGACATTTCCGTCGCCATCGGCGTGGACCCCCACGGCCCCGGCGATACGCCAGACCTGTCGGGCCTGCGCTACGGCCGCATCTGCATCCTGTCGGACGCGGACGTCGACGGTTCGCACATCCAGGTGCTGCTGCTGACGCTGTTCTACAAGCACTTCCCCAAGCTGGTCGAAGCCGGCAACGTGTTCGTGGCCAAGCCGCCGCTGTTCCGCCTGGACGTGCCGGCGCAGGGCAAGCGTCCGGCGCGCAAGATCTACTGCCTGGACGAAGGCGAACTCGAGGCCGCGCAGGACAAGCTGCGCAAGGAAGGCGTGCGTGAAGGCGCCTGGGCTGTCAGCCGCTTCAAGGGCCTGGGCGAAATGAACCCCGAGCAACTGTGGGAAACCACCATGAATCCGGACACGCGCCGCCTGCTGCCCGTGGGCTATGGCGACCTGACGCCCGAAGACACCACCCGCATGTTCGACATGCTGATGGGCAAGGGCGAGTCCTCGCAACGCCGCGCCTGGATCGAAGAGAAGGGCAACCTGGCGGAGCTGGACATCTGA